The window TACTTAAACTCGGTTTTTATATCGAGGTGATTTAATGGCGAGCGGAAAGCCGCCAGTAGTAAAGGTAGGCATTCTAAAGCTCGGCTGCGTTGGTACAGCGCCTCTTCTCGAGTACCTCCTTGATGAGAGGGCTGACCGAGAGGATATAGATGTTAGAGTGGTTTCGTCGGGCGCTAAGATGGATCCTGATAAGGCGGAGGAGGTAGCGCGGAAGCTCATCGAGTTTAAGCCGCATTTCGCCGCTGTTGTAAGCCCTAACGCTGCTCTACCAGGACCTACGAAGGCGCGTGAGATCCTTTTAGAGGCCGGCTTACCGGTTATAGTGATCTCCGACGCGCCAGCTAAGAAGGCTATTCAAAGCTTAGAGGCTAAGGGCTTTGGCTACATCGTAGTTGAGGGCGACGCAATGATAGGGGCTAGAAGGGAGTTCTTAGACCCCGTCGAAATGGCCTGCTTTAACGCTAACATAATAAAGGTGTTAGCGATAACAGGTGCTTACAACGTTATAGTTGAACAACTTGATAAGGTTATCGAGGACTTAAAGGAGGGAAGGAAGCCGGAGCTACCGAAGGTCGTAGTTGATAAGGAGGTAGCTTTAAAGGCGGCTGGCTTTAATAACCCGTACGCTAAAGCTAAGGCCATGGCCGCCTACGAAACAGCTAGGAAGGTAGCAGATCTAACCGTTGAGGGGTGCTTCAAGGTTCAAGAGTGGGAGAGGTACGTACCACTAGTAGCTGCGGCGCATGAGATGATGGAAGTAGCAGCTAAACTGGCTGATGAGGCAAGGGAGCTTGAAAAACCAGCCGATACTTTATCGCGTAGGCCTCATGCTCGCGACGGCACGTTAATGTCGAAGCTAAAACTCATCGAGAAGCCGGTTAAGATTAAAAAGTAGGGTTAACGATGTCCGTTCAAACTACGTTCACCCTAATAACGGGAAGGTCCTTGGATCAAGGGCGAGCGTTGGAGAAGGGTAAGTTCACTGACGACTACTTATCCAGCGTAGCTATATGCGAAGTGAACCCTGAAGACTTAAAATTGGTAAGGGTTAAGAGCGGGTCAAACGTTAAGGTGAAAACGGCGTACGGAGAGGTCGTCGTTAAAGTAAAAGAGTCGCAGGCCGTAAGCCCGGGAACCATATTTATACCGATGGGCCCTTGGGCTAACGTACTTGTTGACCCTAATACTTACGGGTCCGGGATGCCGACCCTTAAGGGCGTTCCGGCTACGCTTGAGCCAACCGATGAAGCCGTTCCAACCATAGCGCAACTCATCCAAAAATTCTCCAGTAGGGCCTTCGAAGTAAAACTTGGACAAAAAACGGTGGATCCCCCTCCTCTAGAAGGAGTTATTAAGGACGTTGTATGCGCTTTTTGCGGTTGTGTTTGCGATGATATAGAGGTAACCATTAAGGGCGGAGTTATAGAGTCGGTTAAAGGCGCGTGTGGTTTAGGTTTAGCTAAGCTCTTAAACTACAGTAGGGAAAGGGTTTACAGTCCGATGGTTAGGAGGAGTCAAAGCTTCGTTGAGGTAAGCTTTGAAGAGGCCGTGGAGGAGGCCGCTGATATACTCGTTAACGCGAAGTACC is drawn from Candidatus Nezhaarchaeales archaeon and contains these coding sequences:
- a CDS encoding F420-dependent methylenetetrahydromethanopterin dehydrogenase → MASGKPPVVKVGILKLGCVGTAPLLEYLLDERADREDIDVRVVSSGAKMDPDKAEEVARKLIEFKPHFAAVVSPNAALPGPTKAREILLEAGLPVIVISDAPAKKAIQSLEAKGFGYIVVEGDAMIGARREFLDPVEMACFNANIIKVLAITGAYNVIVEQLDKVIEDLKEGRKPELPKVVVDKEVALKAAGFNNPYAKAKAMAAYETARKVADLTVEGCFKVQEWERYVPLVAAAHEMMEVAAKLADEARELEKPADTLSRRPHARDGTLMSKLKLIEKPVKIKK